In Salvelinus sp. IW2-2015 linkage group LG3, ASM291031v2, whole genome shotgun sequence, the DNA window TCATGAAGTGCCTCGCGGGGAATTGGTACCAAATTGTTTGTGTCCAACGAAAAGTTTAAAGTATGGGTCAACAACACACCAAGAGTGAAGATCAGTCACGCTATGATTTACTATTAGAACAGCTGACTCATTATTCATAGTCACATTCCACAACACAGTAGGACATTAACCTCAACAACACCATATTAAGTAACCAAGAACACTCCCATATTGCTGCACGTCCTGGTTTTGATTGCGAGTTAATGATTGGCCAGTCAGACAGCCACTGCGTCATCCAAGCAGTGACAGAGGAGCATGTAATTTCTCACGCAAACAAAATGTGCAAACAGGCGTCTCTGTAAAAGGTAGATTCATAGGGACCGGCATACTACTGTCCATTGGGACCAAGACTGTGTGGTTCTGTTGTGATAAAGGGAGGGGAACGGGTTGTTACTCATTCAGCAGACACGTGCTCCAAACGTCAATGCTCATTGACCCTGGGCAATCAGCTTTGCATTCTCGTAGAGAGGCAGCGCAAGGGAGCATTCTTTTTTGGACAATAATAATCTACCACATGGAGCTCCTACAGCCTCATAACTAAAGAGCACTGACTCAATTACAGCAGAGAAATCTATGGCCTGGGTTAGAACAGAACACTCTTCAAACCTACACATTCGGAACAGGACTCCAAATTAGGCAGGCTATTTTCTTGTCAGGCCTGCTGAAATacatacattatttaaaaaaacactccTGTGCTGTGATCGTGTTTTGTTACAAAACGTTTAAAACTGGATTCCTTGCCAGAAAGTGAGCTCATTAACCTGTGACAAGCAAAGAGGATGTGGGTAGTAAGCAGAGACCAGGTCAGCCAGAGGGCCATTAGAGGAGCAGCCGGGACTACTGTATTCTGAGTGAAGACTCCAGTTTTCACATACCCTTGGTCTGATTAAGTGATATGATTCACCCTGACAGGGTAATGGACAGCTATTCACTGGGCCTCACCTAGTCAGAGGGCACATTAATGAGAGCTGTCGTTTACGCAAGATTCCAAAAACATGCACAAAACCATGTGCCACATCCCATTAGCGGGAGCGGGGTGTTTTATGAGGTGCTGAGAGAACTTCGGGTGCCCCCTGTATTAGGGGCCTACCTGGTAACCATGTCATGGAACAAGGCGAACAGTAGTTCCACAATCTTCCTCCTCTACAACTTCCTGTGGAATTCCCCTAACTTTCACCACACAGCTCTATAGACTTCTTTCTATTAGTCCCACCCCCCTTAACTTATTTTGCGAAAGATATCCTCGTAAACAATCAACAACTCCTGCTAATTAGTCAACCTGTCAAATGTTCTTGTAAACTCACATAACTGGCAAAGGAGCctggatataaaaaataataataatttaaatgctCTTTGGATTAGAGTAACATAACTTCACAAATTCCTTTTGTTCCACCAACAGCCCAAAACCATGCCCAAATAATTCCTTGCTTATCCAAGTCCATGATCCAATCCCTATGGTATTTCCAGTGATGTGACCTTGTTTGGGAAAGGTTTAATGAGCAAGTAAAACAGGCTCCACCCAATGGCACACTTACATTCATTTAAAACAAATGTATAGAAAGCTTTACATTTTACCTATTTACCTTACAAATAAATAACACCCTATTGCACTGCTAATCAAAACATTCCCTGGCCATTGCTTTCATGCCTATTGGAAGAAGTGAATGACATCCATAACTGCAGTCTGTGGGAGGCCTTGAGAACAGAATCATTTATGATCGTACTACAGCAGGAGGAGAGGTATCTTCAGAGGGGGAAACTGAACACAGATGGATGAGAGAAAGTACCACAGCCACAGCATAAAGGTAAGGAAGTAGAGGAGCAAAAACGTATACAGCTCACAGAGGACGGGCAGAGAATGTAGCAGCATGAGAGGTCTGCCGCGCTAGGAtgtgtgatttgatttattaggatgcccattagccgacgccaacaatttacatgcatttaaaaacaacatgtattgtgtgtgtgcacacatctatcagttacacagagtaccagtcaaaattttggacacctactcattcaagggttttctgtatttttactaatatcgacatggtagaataatagtgaagacatcaaaactatgaaataacacatatagaatcatgtagtaaccaacaaagtgttaaataaatcaaaatatattttatatttgagattcttcaaagtagccttgatgagagctttgcacactcttggcattccctcaaccagcatcattaggtagtcacctagaatgcatttcaaatatatatatattttttcacctttatttaaccagggaggccagttgagaacaagttctcatttacaactgcgacctggacaagatacagcaaagcagtgcgacaaaaacagatTTACACAAGGTATAAACAAACGTACCGTCAATAACACAagagaaaatctgtatacagtgtgtgcaaatgaagtaaggaggtaaggcaataaataggccatagtgacaaagtaattacaattcagcaattaacacgagtgatagatgtgcagatgaggatgtgcaagtagaaacactgatgtgcaaaaaaagcagaaaaaaatATGGAGATGAGGTTGGTTGGATTGGGCTATTTTAtgagggtgtgtttggcagcatgagtgaagtaggctttgttgcgaaataggaaactgattctagattttggatttgagatgcttaatgtgagtctggaaggagagtttacagtctaaccagacacctaggtatttgtagttgtccacatattctaagtcagaaccgtccagagtagtgatgctaggcgggcggccttgttaacaggtgtgccttcttaaagtatccttcttaatgcatttgagccaatcagttgtattgtgacaaggtaggtttggtatacagaagattatttggtaaaaaaacaagtcccatattatggcaagaacagctcaaataagcaaagagaaactacaatccatcattactttaagatatgaaggtcagttaatctgGAAATTTTcacaaactttgaaagtttcttcaagtgcagtcacaaaaaccatcaagcactatgatgaaactgtctctcatgaggaccgccacaggaaaggaagacccagagttacctctgctgcagaggataagttcattagttaccagcctcagaaattgcagcccaaataaatgcttcacagagttcaagtaacagactcatctcaacatcaactgttcagaggagactgcgtgaatcagcccTTCCTGGTCGaatcgctgcaaagaaaccactactaaaggacaataataagaagaaacttgcttgggccaagaaacacgaacaatggaaattaaaccggtggaaatctgccctttggtctgaggagtccaaatttgagatttttggttccaaccatgtctttgtgagacgcacagtaagtgaacagatgatctccacatgtgtggttcccaccgtgaagcatggaggagaatgtgtgatggtgtggaggtgctttgctggtgacactgttggtgatatatttagaattcaaagcacacttaaccagcatggctaccacagcattctgcagtgatacgccatcccatctggttagtgcttagtgggattatcatttgtttttcaacaggacaatgacccaaaacacacctccaggttgtgtaagggctatttgaccaaaaaggagagtgatggagtgctgcatcagatgacctggcctccacaatcacccaacgtccccccaattgagatggtttgggatgagttggagcgcagagtgaaagaaaagcagccaacaagtgctcagcatatgtaggaactccttcaagactgttggaaaagcattccagatgactacctcatgaagctggttgagagaatgccaagctgtcatcaaagaaaagggtggctacttggaagaatcaaaaatataaaacatattttgatttgtttaacacttttttggctactacatgatccatatgcgtcatttcatagttttgatgtcttcacaattattctacaatgtagaaaatagtaaaaataaagaaaaacttttgactggtactgtacctgtcagtacatacacacaacaagtaggtcacatggtggagaggcgttgtgctgtgaggtgtgtaCATTCCCACACCTTCTGGTTGTGAGAGTCAGACTGGCTTGACCAGGATTTTTTTTTGAAAGCAAGGGGTGATAAAAATATAAACTAGAGCCAGGCCACTTTATCACATCAATGTTACATTCCCCAGGGCTTCAGTACAGGTCGAGGGGGGAGTTCATGTAGTTATAGGGCAAAACTCTGTCTCACCACATACCATATTTTCTGCTTTACCCCTCATTGACAGCACTGCTACTTTAAGCACAACAAGAGCAAGTGATGCTGAAGAAAAACTGGGTTTCAACATGACGGTGTGTCACTCAAGAGGGTTTACAGATGTTTAGATGGTGTAATTGTAGCATGAcggctttgaaatacatttgtGGTCTGTCTGCAGATAAGACTAAACTCACTCACCTGGAGAGAGCCTGTTGTGCATATATCCAGAGCTAGATATGATCCGATGGATCTTTAGAAACTGTGGGTTCAAACTAAACATTTTGAGGCAAAGCCAACTGTCAAGCAATGGGCCTTCCATTTATTAGCACTTTGTTGATGCAGATTCTCATTGGAAAACAAATGTTATAATCACATTGCTTTGTCCGTGGAGTGAAAGATATCAGCATGATTATGTACAGGGAAGACACACTTCTCTTAGCTCATGACAGATATGCATAAACTACACAAAAGTGATTCAACAGCAACCAGGAAGAAGCAATGAGAAATCCCCTCGGCTATACCCTCGGCCCTTTCCTcctttttacatttgacattttagtaatttagcagaattAGGATTGAGTGCCTTGTTCAACGGCCCAATTACAGATTTTTTTAAcaagtcggctctgggattttaACCAGTGACATTTTGGTTCCTGGACCAGCGCTCTTAAAATCGCTAAGCTACCTATCAGCACAGTAACGGAATTACGCTGAgactcactttaaaatgtatgctaaacaaaaaaaacgttgatttcaaagtttaacaaaccatacaactctatgcacaatttGCATAGAGCAAATTTTGTGTTTTTGCTAAATTTCCTGTGGAAAACGTTAAAAGTAgcccttgtgcatagagttgtatgatttgttaaactttgaaatcaatgctttttgtttggtatacattttaaagtgaagaaATGTGAGTCTCAGCGTattccgttaccatggaattgcccagtGCTAATTGGCACCAATGTGTAGCCTGCCCTATCATACCGCCTGTTCGCGGTTGCTACTGACGAATGGCCCTGGGTGTTCCAGACACAACAGCAGCAGCCTTGATCAGAGAGATCCAGCCCGCCACATGAAACAAAGTTCACGCTCCAGAGTGAAAGCAACTCAGTCTCCAAGCAGAGCCTTATAACACACTGCTGGTCATAAAACATGGATGGCCCCAGACAATGAGGCTCATCAACTAGGCCTAAGCCAAGGTGAGGCCAACAGGAAACGGaccactgacacaacacacacaccctaaagagagagagaaaaggagagagagcgagattgaAGATAACGCTGTCTGAGTGAGTACTCACCTCGAATGAGACAAAAGCACACATCACTTAAGCAGTATTTCATCGTTCAGTAAGCATTTGTTAAGCAGGTCAGAGGTCCCCAACAGCCAGTAGACACATACCATTCTCCGTCAGAGAGGGTGAGACTGACAGTGAGGCTGAAACGAGACACCTTCCTGGAATGGAGGAGGTGGTCCTGATTGACACTCCACAGAAGAGCCAGTGTTTGCTTCGGTTAACCGTGAAGCCATTATCAGCCCATCATAGGGAGAGTGGCGCGATTGGGTTCCCTATTGCTCTGAAACCCCCTCAACAGCTATTGTGCCCCACAGAACATGCAGGCTGATTATGCCCCAGCGTACCTATTCAATAAAATTCATAACACAAGGGGCCTTGTGTGAGGAGGGTCCAAATCATACAGCGATCGCGATGTCAGGGTTTAGATTTACCATGGGAAAGATGCAATGCATAAAACACAGGCAATGTTGTCGCATGGGGCATGATCGCACATAGTTTGGCATGATCTGTGGGGTTGAAACCTAGCTTTACGGCTTGGCTTCTGACCAGCCTCTCAAACTCCTTGATTGGCATTGCCGACCGCCTAATAACAGGCTGTCACTAGCCAACTGAGACACTGGTCAACCTCCAGGTGAAACTCCACAGTCGGCAGCATGCTCTGGGTCTGGGCAGCTGTCAGAAGAGCCAGACCCCTAATATGTAGACTACACTCTGTGGATTCAAGGCACTGAGCCAGTGTCAACATCATAAAACATGcccattatacagtgccttcagaaagtattcataccccttgacctattccacattttgttgtgttaaagcctacattaaaaatggattaaatcgaaaagattctcacccatctacacacaataacccataacgacaaagtgaaaacatgtttaaaattagacagccattttcaagtctcgttatagattttcaagtcaatttaagtcaaaactaagtaggccactcaggaactttcaatgttgtctcccagtgtctgttggaaagcagacggaaccaggttttcctctaggatttgcctgtgcttagctctattctgtttctttttattctaTAAAACACTGGATTCCTTGCCaacgacaagcatacccataatatgatgcagcccccaccatgcttgacaatatgaagagtggtactcagtgatatgttgaGTTGGATTTGgaccaaacataacgctttggaTTGAGGaattaaagttaatttctttgccacattttttgcagttgtactttagtgccttactgcaaacaggattcatgttttgtaaaatttgtattctgtacaggcatccttcttttcactctgtcatttaagttagtattgtggagtaactacaacgttgttgatccatcctcagtttccccTATCATGGCGAAATCCCTgagttgtttccttcctctccagcaactgagttaggaaggacgcctgtatctttgtagtgactaggtgtactgatacactatccaaactgtaattaataacttcaccatgctcaaagggatattcaatggcaGGTTTTTTATTTATCTACCAATAAGTACCCTTCATTGCGAGGCATTGGCTTGAATCTGTGTATGAAATTGAcagctcaactgagggaccttacagataattgcatgtgtggggtacagagatgaggtagtcattcgaaaatcatgttaaccactattatcgCACACAGATTGAGCCCATGCAACTTaatatatgacttgttaagcagatttttagccttatttaggctttccataacaaaggggttgaatacttgactcaagacaattcagcttttcattttttatgaatttgtaaacatttctaaaaacataattccactttgacattatggggtatcgtgtgtaggccagtgacacaaaatctcaatttaatacgtTTTCAaatctggctgtaacacaacaaaatatgcaaAAGTCAAAGggtgcgaatactttctgaaggcactgtatacatataATTTCCCTGATGGTGGAAGTTCTTAGAATAACAGGACAGACATATTATTGAGGTTCGGACTGGTGGTTGACAAGCTTTCATCAGCGTCCCTGCTGCCAGGCTGTGACATGATTTAAGTGCAATAACAACGATACTGCTCACTCTGCACATTTTCAGCATTCTCATGGAGACTTTTTCATGTCTGTGCTAGAAGTTCTTCATAAACACTCGACTGGAACAGACATGTTTATGTAGGCCTTTTGAAGGTCAGAAGAACGTTTTATAACCCCATTTGAATACTTCTCATTAGTCATTAAAGCTACTCAGTCTCAAACCATTATTTTCCCACAAACATCCAACCCATTTGGTACattaaaatgtttgtttcatAACGATAATAACACAACCTAATGGACAGATAAGTCCATCTTTAATGCCGTCTTTTCCACAGTGGTTTCATCAACTTTTATTTCTCGCATAGGCCTACAGGTTGCCAGTACAGAGTGTAAACAGTCTCATCCTACACCATGCATCATGCTTAATAACTAGGCGATGATTTGTAAACAAATGAAAGTTACAGACAGCTTGGACTCACCTCGGTGGATGGCATGCTGACAACACCTGTTGATCTGCGCTTCTCCCTCAGCTTTCTCTTCTCTATCTGTCCTTTCCCCTTCCTGGCGCTTGGACCATTGTTTTTCTTCTCTTTGCCTTTACTGGGTGAGGGGCTCTCCTTGTCACTGCCATGGTCATTGCATGCAGTGGGGCTGGACTCTTGTGGGGTGCAGGGCACTTTCTCCGGCTGCGGTGTCTTCTTCAGGTTACTCCCTGGTGTATCCGCTCCTCTGACGGCTGGTGTCGGGTGTGGGTCATCGTCAGGTCTCTTCAAGGCTGAGGAGGATGATGAGCGAGCCATGGGGTATGATGTCCCGCGGTCCGGGTTGCCGTTGTTGTTAAGTTCGGTGCTCGAGGTAGCATTGCGCATCTCACTTTTGTTGCTGTGGCTCCCCAGGGTCGCAGGGACAATACCACCAGTGCACGCGCCGGTGGCCGCAGCGATGTCCCCGAGCATTTTTGCCCTCATTTTCTCCCGTTTAGCCTTCCATTCCTCCAGAAAGTCTGTCTGTGCATTTGGTTTAAATCCACCCGTTGCCATGTTCCTTTTTGAATGTGTGGGTTTTTCACCGGTGGCTTTACTAAGTTTGTAAACTACGCTCCTTCAGCAGTGAATTTGTAATTTACGTTTTTAATCAGGTTACCGTGCAATCGTCCTTCGCTTCTAATGGCACCACATTTCTCAAAACGACTCGGTCTACAGGTAATGGAGAGTCACAGTTAGTGTAAATGTGGTCCAAACTTCAATGAAACGACCTCATTTCGAAATTACTATCCGTGTGTAAAGTGTATCAAATTGTTTTTACAAACTAGCCTTCCCATATACAAACAGGGTTTGAACTATATATAACTCATAGCAAAGTTGGTGCTCCAGTATATAATCACAACAAGTCGATCATTTTTAGAAGTTATATTTTCTCCCCCAAAATGTTAAAGTAACTTATTGGAAATAACATGAA includes these proteins:
- the LOC111982756 gene encoding PRKC apoptosis WT1 regulator protein isoform X1 produces the protein MATGGFKPNAQTDFLEEWKAKREKMRAKMLGDIAAATGACTGGIVPATLGSHSNKSEMRNATSSTELNNNGNPDRGTSYPMARSSSSSALKRPDDDPHPTPAVRGADTPGSNLKKTPQPEKVPCTPQESSPTACNDHGSDKESPSPSKGKEKKNNGPSARKGKGQIEKRKLREKRRSTGVVSMPSTESLDELDDDDGRDKAKEEEQQLTQLNTEQNEAMTSDPGAATHLLQDTPRSGSGHHQSSSSGGPGSEEAAGGNCRHRRNRHGNAAAPGGLERRMEELEKELARQRQENGQLLKAHQDKDDLIGKLKEEIDLLNRDIDDIEDENEQLKQENKTLLKVVGQLTR
- the LOC111982756 gene encoding PRKC apoptosis WT1 regulator protein isoform X2 → MATGGFKPNAQTDFLEEWKAKREKMRAKMLGDIAAATGACTGGIVPATLGSHSNKSEMRNATSSTELNNNGNPDRGTSYPMARSSSSSALKRPDDDPHPTPAVRGADTPGSNLKKTPQPEKVPCTPQESSPTACNDHGSDKESPSPSKGKEKKNNGPSARKGKGQIEKRKLREKRRSTGVVSMPSTESLDELDDDDGRDKAKEEEQQLTQLNTEQNEAMTSDPGAATHLLQDTPRSGSGHHQSSSGGPGSEEAAGGNCRHRRNRHGNAAAPGGLERRMEELEKELARQRQENGQLLKAHQDKDDLIGKLKEEIDLLNRDIDDIEDENEQLKQENKTLLKVVGQLTR